In Gaiellales bacterium, the genomic window GAAGGCCGGCGTCGCCGCGGCGGTCGAGGCCGTGCGCGTCGTCGCCGAGCTCGGCCTGCTCGCCGATATCTCGGTCGAGCTCGCGCTCACCGGCGACGAGGAGGTCGGGAGCGACCGCGGCACCCGGGCGCTCCTGGCCGGCGGCTGGATCACCGGGCGGTCGGCGATCTGCTGCGAGCCGACCGGGCTCGGCGTCTTCCTCGGCAACCGCGGGCTCGTGTGGGCGGACATCGTCGTCACCGGCCGCGGCGGCCATGCCGGGATGGCCCACGCGCTCGCCAACCCAATTGGCGCAGCGGCCGTGCTGATCGACGCCCTGAACGCCGTCCCGCTGACCGCGCGCGACGAGCGCTTCGACCCGCCGCAGCCGACCCTGACGCTCACCCGCGTCCAGGCCGACGGCGGCGGCCGGAACGTCGTCCCGGACAGCGTCGCCCTCGGCCTCGACCGCCGCCTGCTGCCGGGCGAGGATCCTGACGCCGTCCTCGCCGAGATCGAGCGCGTCGTCGCCGCGACGGTGCGCCCGCCGTTCGCGGCCGAGATCGCCGTCGCGCGGCGCTGGCCGCCGTACGCGATCGACCCCGGCCGCCCGGTCGCGCAGGCGGCCGCGGCCGCCGTCGAGGCCTCCGGCCGGGAACCGGCGTTCGGGATGGACAGCGCCGCCAACGACTCGTCCTGGCTGGACGCGGCCGGCATCGACACCGTCCTGCTCGGCCCGGGCGAGCCGACCGAGGCCCACGTCACGGACGAGAGCGTCGACCCCGCCGAGGTCGCCGCCGCCGTCGCCGTCTACGCCCGGCTGATGGCGCAGACGGCCTCGGCTGTGGTCTGATCCCCGGTCATGGCGAGCTTGGAGACCATCGACGTCGCGATCATCGGCGGCGGCGCGGCGGGGACGCTCACCGCCGTTCACCTGCTGCGCACCGGCGTGCCGGTGCGGATGGCGATCGTCGAGCGGACCGACCGGCTCGGCCGCGGCGTCGCCTACAGCACCACGAATCCGCGCCACCTGATGAACGTCCCGGCGTCGACGCTCGGCGCGCTGTCGGGCCGCCCGGGCCACCTGGTCGAGTGGTGCGCCGACCAGGGCGCGCCGGTCGACGGACGGGCGTTCGTGGGCCGGCCGC contains:
- a CDS encoding M20/M25/M40 family metallo-hydrolase — translated: MTAAAIDERAAAHEADVLDLLEWLVGEESVAGSAAIGACLDIVAERLGGIAPTVERLDFDGVPALVARIGGGDPSRRLTFSGHVDVVPASGGWRSPPFRLTERAGRLHGRGACDMKAGVAAAVEAVRVVAELGLLADISVELALTGDEEVGSDRGTRALLAGGWITGRSAICCEPTGLGVFLGNRGLVWADIVVTGRGGHAGMAHALANPIGAAAVLIDALNAVPLTARDERFDPPQPTLTLTRVQADGGGRNVVPDSVALGLDRRLLPGEDPDAVLAEIERVVAATVRPPFAAEIAVARRWPPYAIDPGRPVAQAAAAAVEASGREPAFGMDSAANDSSWLDAAGIDTVLLGPGEPTEAHVTDESVDPAEVAAAVAVYARLMAQTASAVV